The sequence below is a genomic window from Xyrauchen texanus isolate HMW12.3.18 chromosome 46, RBS_HiC_50CHRs, whole genome shotgun sequence.
GCTTTGTAAGTAAGCTCTTGCTTTcttataatttttatcattatttatgtttCACCATGACACTCTTATATtgattcaagtttttttttttcaaatgagaaatataatgtaatgattgtgcttagggctgcacaattaatcgaatttCTAATCGCGATCACGATTATGGATGCCACGATTACGTAATCGTCCAAAGCCACgattacaagaaaaaaaaaaaaatctgcgtGCTTAAGGGGCGTGTTTAGATCGTGTCACGTTGTGACAGACAGGCAAATCAACACTTTTAATACTAGTCTGTAGGCGTGTCCTTACACTATCAGATCTGTATCTCCATGAACATGTCTGCAGATAAAGAAACATCTGATTCCGATAACTTACAAAGTGTTGCTCAGAATCCCCCACTTGAACCGAAAAGAAAAGCTACATCTGTGGTCTGGAATTATTTCGGATTCACTAGAGATGACGTCGAGCAGCGTGTTATAATATGTAAGTTGTGTCGAACAACTGTTTCTGCTCCATCAAGCAACACCACAAATTTATTCAaccatttaaaattcaaacaCAGAGTGCAATATGAGGAGTGTGTCAGCGTAAGAAAAAAAGCACCAAGTGACGCGAGAACTGCAACACAGACACCCATAACGAAATCGATGTTTGTTTTTCTCCGTACCCGGCAGGTTCCCAAAAGCAGATCGAGGTAACTGAAGCGATCGCGCATTTTATAGCAAAAGACATGGTACCAATTAATACAGTTTGCAGCGCGGGGTTCAAAAAACTCATAAGCACACTGGACAAGAGATATGTCATCCCCTCCCgcaattatttttctcaagttGCGCTACCTTCACTTTATGCAAAATGCCGCGAAAGCATTGAATCAGATCTGCAGAAAATTGAGTTCTATTCTACCACGACTGATTTATGGTCAAGTAGAACTATGGAACCATATATGAGCTTAACAGTTCATTACATTGACGACGAGTTTCAACTCAAAAGCAGATGCTTGCAAACGTCCTATTTTCCGCAAGATCATACCGGGGATGCGATTTCTCAAGGTTTGAAAGAGATGTTGGATGCCTGGAATTTAAAGGAGGAGCAACAAGTCTGTGTCACAACAGACAAAGCAGCAAATATAGTGAAAGCTGTTGCTATAAATAAGTGGAGCAGACTTCAGTGTTTTGGACACAGGCTGCACCTAGCAATTGGTGAGTAGCCTGTTATtacttaatattttattaattaagctaaaaatgtaaacatgataaTACCATTATTATTTCATTGCAATATCATATGTACTTGGCTAATCATATGTAGACCAGGGTTTTTTAAATCCATTCTTGGATTATAATGCATGCAGTGATTTAACAGTTTAGCATACAACAACttcagtgtttatatatatatactgtattaatataatgttataaatataaagtgAACTATATAGATAAGTTAATTTTGTCtgtttaattgtaattaaaatgtatagcATTagtaaactgttgtgtgtgtgtgtgtgtgtgtgtgtgtgtgtgtgtgtgtgtgtgtgtgtgtgtgtgtgtgtgtgtgtgtgtgtgtgtgtgtgtgtgtgtgtgtgtgtatttatcactttgtggggaccaaatgtccccataaggatagtaaaacccgaaatgtttgaccttgtggggacattttgtcggtccccatgaggaaaacagcttataaatcacactaaattatgttttttgaaaatgtaaaaatgcagaaagttttctgtgagggttaggtttaggggtagggttaggtttaggggatagaatataaagtttgtacagtataaaaaccattatgtctatggaaagtccccataaaacatggaaacacaacgtgtgtgtgtgtgtgtgtgtgtgtgtgtgtgtgtgtgtgtgtgtgtgtgtgtgtgtgtgtgtgtgtgtttagaacaTTCTTTGAAAGATGGACGGATTGACCGTGCATTAAATGTCTGCAAAAAGGTGGTAGGGTGCTTCTCCTACAGCTGGAGACGAAGGAGGGAGTTGTCCGAGGCCCAGAAAGAGCTCAAGTTACCTCAACACAAGCTCAAGACTAAGTGTCCGACAAGATGGGGCTCAAAACAAGCAATGATTGCCAGGGTATTGGAACAACAGAGTGCCATTTCTTTTGTTCTCTCTGCGGACAGAACAGCTAGACACCTTGTCCCCACATGGCAGGATGTAGAAGTCCTTGAGGCGGTCAACAACTCCCTTTCTCCACTTGCTGAATTCACTGATGCTCTTTCAGGAGAGCAATATGTAAGTGTATGTGAAGCCTGTTCATTTgttcaacaacaaaatcttggcAGAGAAAGTCGGAGAAACAGAACTGTCAAAATGCATCAAGAAAAATATCCTGGACTACCTGAATGAGAAATTCGATGATCCACTGACTCAAGAGTTGCTTGACATGGCTTCTGCAGTTGATCCCAGATTCAAGCTCAAGTACGTCAATGAAAACAGAGTTGAAGCTGTCAAGATTCGTTTGAGAACTGAAATGGCATCAGTATCTACAGTAAAGGTAATAATCTTGTTTCATTCTCagtattaatttaaaattaataaatagtcCTTACTATACTAGAAtacaacattacattttattagttaaactacatttttgtctttgtgtttaattAAAAGCCTCCACCATCTGTGACTGTTAGAGTGGAAGCAGATGACCAAAATGCACCAGCACTAAAGAAGACCAAAAAAACTCTGGGCAGCTTCTTTAAAGTGGATGAGGACCAGAGGCCAGCATCGCCATCTCTCTCCAATGTCCAAGACATGACCATTACTGCTGAGCTACAGTCTTATTTTCTCTCTGCTGCTGTTGATAGTGAGAAGGATCCATTGGTCTGGTGGAAGGAACATGCAAAACAATTCCCAGCACTATCCAAGTTGGCACAAAAGTATTTGTGCATTCCTGCCACAAGCTCTCCCTCGGAAAGAGTATTCAGCACTGGAGGAAACATTGTGAATTGTTTGCGTGCATCCCTAAAACCTGAAAGTGTGGACAGGCTTGTGTTCCTTGCcaaaaatctttaaaattctAACTTAATGTTGTTCATTCCTGAAAACTCGAAGTATTTTTATGGCTTGTGTTCTAGGCCAAAATACTTAAGGCAAtctcagtttttttctttctacAGGTTATCTtgagtttttccattgttttaattttagttttagtataaCAATTATACCATGCATGCTATtgcatatttgtacttttttatttaaagaaaccaAACTAATGTATCGTTTACATTTGTGGCAATGAGAAAAGCAATAAAAGTTTTTCAGGAAGAGTATTTTcagcttgttttttatttttatgtaaaaatatggCATGATGTTGCTTTATACATGGTATAAAGCTATTTAAAACACCTGTCAATGTAATGTATGATAATCGTAATTAATAATCGCAATTACAATTTCAAAggaataatcgacaattatgatttttgtcaaaatcgtgcagccctaattgtGCTCTTCTGTTATCCTTTATTTAGGaatctgatgatgatgattattttcGTGACCTTGACGTTGGGATACTTCTTATTGAGCGTGAAGGTGCTGTGCTCACATCTTCCCAGCATCTCAGTCCTGCCTCGTTGAAAATCATCATTGAGGGAGAAGTCGTGATGGACAATATTCAAGATCTGCCAAAAGCAATGTGCATTCTGTTTGGACTCATGTATGCACTCCATCTTAACTACCCCAAGACTATGAAGCTCACATTTCAGTTCATCCAACAGGTATTGCTCTTGTTAGGCCACATTGACCTAAAGCCAAAGCTACAGACTTTGAAAAATCAGCTTGCAATGTAAAGAGATGTCAAGTCTACTGTAAGAAGCTGTTGactccttttttttttgccacactaGTAAAATACTTTCTTACCTGTGGGgtaaacctttttattttctgtaaaacaaGTGGACGAACAGACACACGTAaaacgcagacacacacaaacaacaaacacattcagcacccacacacaacacacacaaacaacactgaCACACCTACACAAGTGCTGTAGGAAGCATGCTGTAGGATGTGACTTTTGTGAAAACTTGAGTTGTAGCAGAAAGACAAGACATTGTTTCAGTTCTTCACCAGTCTATGTAGATGGAATCCGATTTTGTTCTGATATGATAGTCTGTTGGTTCAAGCTCAGGCCTCTCTTCATTTAGGCAGATGAAACAGATCCTGTTTGTTTGCATTTCTTGTACATTTGAGTGGGTGTTTCTGGTGGATTTACCACTTAAATCTCAGGAGACATCTATGTTTTTTTCTTGTAAATTTGTGACGCATtcaacacccaaacacacacacggcaacatccacatacaacacacacagcaACACAGACAGGCAACACCCGgacaacacccacacacaacacagacgcggacaaaccacacacacaacacagacgcggacaaaccacacacacaacacagacgcggacaaaccacacacacaacacagacaaggacaacacagacacacacaacacagacacggacaacacacagacaacacacacaacacagacaacacacacacaacacagacaagagacaacacacacacggataacacccacacacaacacagacaaggacaacacagacacacacaacacagacacggacaacacacagacaacacacagacaacacacacacaacacagacaagaGACAACACACACACGGATAACACCCACACgcaacacagacacggacaacacacacaaacaacacagacacggacaacacccacacggacaacacacacaaacacatacaacacccacacacacaaacaacacagacacggacaacacacacaaacacatacaacacccaCACACAATTGTTTCAATGATTTTAAATGACCTTTTTCAAGATTATTCATGGTTGTGTTGATGTTGACTTGATGTTAAGTTTGTCATAACAAGATTGGCTGTTttgccatttaaaataaataaaatgcatggaagcattaagaagtgtttctttttttccatacaatttaattgaaacaatgttttataacgaattttaaaaaaaaaatcaaaagctaaTTAAATTATAGGAAAATAgagtaattgtgttaaattatGAGTAGCAATAACAAGTCATAATAGCTAGTTTTATCTAATGATTTTGAGAACACActactaataaatataaatactaaaTTAAGGTTCCATGTTAATACAACTAAACATGTTTAGTTTTAGCTTGTGTAAAAAGTTAAGGTTCCATGTTAATACAACTCAACATGTTTAGTTTTAGCTTGTGTAAAAACTAAAGTGGTATAGGGCAACGGGTTTCCACGCGATTTGCGAGTTAAGTCAACTAATTCGGGTTAAGAGTGTATGGAGGGGAATTCACATGTTCATCCAAATCACAATATCTACATGGAACATAACCAAAACAACAAACTGTAGCTATAATCTGCTTAATGTCTGCATTCAGTCAGATTTACTGAATAGAAACTGTGTACCTGTCACTGTGTTCATAACTTGCATCAAGCCCGATataccttttttttcttctttttttaataaatgagtaATATCTCAAATAACCCCGCCCCTGTGATTGATCACATTTACTTGTCAGTTAGATGCcacttcctgtctaagtggacAATCTTGGCCAGTTTTTACCGaaagtcaaaggtctggctacacAAGACTACTTATGCAGTTCTTATTTGTGTGTTTAAAAACTGGCAAAAAGCAAAAACAGCTAAATAACAggaatttaaagcattttgaaatgtcCAAAATAAGTACCTTAAGTCGTGAACCCTCTACAtgtgtatctctctgtctctcggaCCTGGCAAGATCAACCAGGTTGAGCTGGGAGGTTCTGACGTTGACTACTTCCCGTCCTGTCTCTTTAGATTCAAGCGTCATGGTGAAAACTGCATGGGAGCGAGATGATTCGCGGTTCATTGAGGTGGACGCCACTCTTCTGGTCCGCCATCCCATAGACAACACCTGCACAAATACATTATAGAAGTCACATAGTGTGTCCATGGACTtttttatatgaatgtataagggaaagtgtacaTCTTATGTCCTATAGTCGTATGTTTTACAGGCTTTTAAAATCACCTTTTGGTCtgataaatgaaagaaaaaaaatgaagcatataaTAAAGCATacaaatatttagaatttttaacAGCAGTTTCACACCTGATAGGCCTCTGCAGCAGAGGCTGCATATTTCTCCACAGCTCCTTCTACAAACACGCCTCTCTTGATGTCCTCTCGCAGGAACAGACTGGTGGAGACGCTGTCCAACAGGTCATAAATCTGCTCATAGATCTCGATAAATGAACACTTGCACAGGAAGCTCTTCATCCCACCAGACTGCAGACAAAACAGAAACCAGATCAAGTCATGTTACATATCCATTTTGAGGGAGGAGGATGATTGGACAATATCTGAAAAACAATTCTTTGATTTCTAAGTTTATATCAGTGAAACCGTTTGTacttcttttttgtgctgtacaGTTTAAGAATCTATacacattttccactatttttgtgttttttttgtctcTTGCCTTCAGACAGAAATGGTAACTTAATCAGTACAGTAGTCACCAAACATGGTACATGTttaacaggaagtcagccatttaggATTTTCTGAAAATTGCAGACATCATGTGGCTGGCgccaaatttgtgcaacatcctGCTAAGACATTTTAGATACTAAATTGCGAACGGATTTATGATATTTTGAATGTCGCACCGAAATACATTTAtgtctaaaaatgtaaaacaggaagttccttctgtgtgcattgtatgattttgatgtAAATTCAGCTGTATATTTGGTAAAGGGAGCTGATCACATGTATTTGGCTATTATGAGTcacagtcatagcgccaccaaatgGCAGCACGAAGTATGGCACTTGTAACAGACTGTGAAACAGCCATTCTATGTTTACATGAATTTCTTaaaaaattctttagaataatacCAAGACACTGcttatgtaaaattgtaaaggaaaatgttatattttaaaatactgttgtttatactgtacaattgttattattcctttatttgggtgtttttgaggcacttggcatgcttgaaattttgcgcacacacacacacacgcacacacgttgACATTAGGGTCGTATATGGGGGGCTTTTTAGCACCCACTTTAAAAAGGGCATGTAAgacggcctctgtagcacccTCATTTTctcctacagtcaccaaaattggtacatatgtatatatatatatatataaatatttatatatattctcatcaagccagacaactttcataattttatttattagctCCCACCAACAGGAAGTCGGGCATTTTTAAATTGTTTGGTATATTaaagtctctgaacttttaaatacgcCTCATAagtgattcatgagactgtcaccacatttagacaatattatgccaagacactgtcaaaacggtcaaagacagacatctagcacatgttttcatacaccaacaattaaaaatagcagtgTAATAGCCGTAAAAAAGTGCCGTGAAAGAACATGCCAATGACACTGTTGTGCTCAAAACACCAAgacagcagctgaatgacagagaatGGATTCTCCTCTTCAGAGATGTAACTTGACCCCACGCCTTTTAAAAGCGGCCTGAAATATGTTtcaaatggtcaaagacatctgtctgtgcatgtttaaccctctggggtcttagggtgttttgggccctggagaaggtAGGTCaaaccttgacatttgtgcttttttcagttgcataaaaacacattaatggctaaagtctgataacactacattcagcacaaactgggctaaaataacatgtgagcaacatgtatgtacaggtttgtatttttgagaaaataatgtttatgcatggtttttgaaaaaaataaatttttatgtcattgaaataaagctatataacacatactatacatttgtccacaagacttttgagaactggatctagAGTTCTTGCtagaaaattatgtaaaaacatcctgatcactcaattatacaaaacaatatagtaatgtaacttttgtaagacacttttagtgttagaaaggtcatatgcgaggaggcgtgaacaaTAATGAATGATTGTAATTCCCATCTGAGGAGAAAAAAgaccccctcccctgggcctatcaatgagtaatgtgacagaaagagaataaatatgaggagacttaattatcaaatcaagttttaagttaaaagtaatctgactatacatattctttacataaagactttacttaattttagacctacactaccatttaaaagaagtctcttctgctcaccaaggctgcatttatttaatccaaaatacagtaaaaacagtgatattgtaaactgttttctatttgaaaatattgtaaaatgccatttgtgatcaaagctgaatgtTTAGCATCATTACGgctgtcttcagtgtcacatgatccttcagaaatcattataatatgctgattttctaatatggccatatttaaagtgcattttactcatttaacctgaacacacatttgcaagcagaagctttgttgatgataatgaggcagcataaacactagttaaaatataatctaaacattcatattatttttatatcatattacatatcatatttatatcatacagcatacatatttaaatacctgctttagccgaaacaacattttaaaatgtaactaaaacctgactattaggacatatttcaaatttcaatactcttgaatcctgtctggcaagtctggaaacagtcccactagtaaaatatgtacatgtttatataaaatagcatgtcaactaataaaactaaatgacttactcatccgaaattgtatcctcagctggatcaagtctctcttcaaaatacaaatgttcatcggagtcccgctcttcttctgaggaaaattgtaactcttcctcactatccaggagtttccttacttgtgtatcgtgcaatctttcaaacgtgcagaaaagttaATGACTTTGTTTTGCAGGCACAGttgggggcatttaccatttgctttgattgtctcagcacattaacGTATGAATGGCGCGATCTGCTGGTGGGtatgatcacattagagataattagaggagccaggagaaattgtacatctctttgtttcaaacagattacattgcaggagaatatatgttttaaatttgaattgttttatttaaatgtttttaagctttctttaaacatatgtttccagtttgtgtgataagtattcgcggagattcagttaatttttgtgacatgtttctaaaatatgctcgcgaacccagagactgctgacagctcacccttattattttctttattttacaaaagcacaaggtttggttgttattgtaagtgtacacaaataaaagtagaccctttatagtctttaatgatgtcttacacttgcctgtatgccccaaaatgacggagaattttatgtcgtttctgctgtaatgacgaaaaaatccagcaggatgcgccggcgcgtccgtcgaccccaaagggttaaatacaaaaattatttaagatagtccagatgggtcccctttggtgttcaggaatagtgaggCCACAGTAGGCCTTGTTTGTACTGCTCTCTCAGTTGacgaactgaagcaccagtgggcgggacCAAGGGTGCCATGATTTTATGTAGCTGTTAAATGCTTTTGAGCTGTAGAGGGTATGAATTAACGTACCTCAAGTGACGTAGGGTAGTCGTGGAAATACAGAATCTAGCGTTTTCACAGCTTGGTTTCAGTAAATGCTTTCATTGCATTAAGGAATaatttctgaaatgtacagtatgtttttatagtagaaagacctcatatgtcaaaatatcaaggaaattatattttcatgaactgaccaatttaaaaaaaatattttctggatATATAAACAATGCTATaccattatttaaattgtattaggctaatatttaattaaatttgccACACCCGCTCCACCTCTCGGTTGATGAGGAAAAATAGGTACTCAAAACTACGAGGAATCACACCACGCAGCTCATCTGAGAAATTATCCAACTCTGACGgacctgcacacacaaacatacaaaatccTTCACAAGACATGTACAAAATGTCATTACATTAACTAATAAACATCAAAGAAAGTGGCATCTACAAACAAATTATACTGATTTGTAGAttatgtatgaagtcagttaccCTTAAATTCAAACAGGTGTTGTTCATACttactatggacatgttccactaatgtttgacaaaCACAAAAGTGTCAACACTCCATCTTAATTTTGAACACTATCTATTGTTTTATCGTTTACAAACTAACAAACAGTTTcttgttaaatgttttgcttgaaaagtacgCTGTGCTATCTCTCTATTTAATAAATGACACATATTTTATTTTGGAAATGGTGTATGACAGGGAAatcttaaatgtacattttgcatTAAAGTGACTATTGTGGGATTTTTAGCAAGGTGTGACATTCAATATGCAATTTTTATCCCACCAAAACTGTTGTGttgattagggctgggtgataagaCAATCTCGTTATCGAAGCATgttgagtaattttcaatatttagccCATGTTCTTCATCTTGACTCACATTTCACATAGCTCAGTAATaattttttctctccccaatttggaatgcccaattcccaactcCAAGTCTTTGTGGTAGCGTagtaactcacctcaatccaggtggcggaggaagaacctcagttgcctccatgtctgagacggtcaatccacgcatcttatcacgtggcttgttgagtgcgttaccgc
It includes:
- the LOC127638073 gene encoding uncharacterized protein LOC127638073; amino-acid sequence: MASAVDPRFKLKYVNENRVEAVKIRLRTEMASVSTVKPPPSVTVRVEADDQNAPALKKTKKTLGSFFKVDEDQRPASPSLSNVQDMTITAELQSYFLSAAVDSEKDPLVWWKEHAKQFPALSKLAQKYLCIPATSSPSERVFSTGGNIVNCLRASLKPESVDRLVFLAKNL